In Halomarina salina, one DNA window encodes the following:
- the idsA3 gene encoding geranylfarnesyl diphosphate synthase codes for MSNDADRVEQAVQERRDLVNDAIADMLPIQRPERLYEASRYLLDAGGKRLRPAVLLLAAEAIEGVEPFAEDYRSFGDEDIDVMAAAVSIETIQSFTLIHDDIMDDDDVRRGVPAVHREYDLETAILAGDTLYSKAFECMLDTGAPADRTVRALDELATTCTRICEGQALDVEFEGRESVAPDEYIEMVEYKTAVLYAAAASIPAIVLGADDEVVEALCGYGLDVGRGFQIQDDLLDLTTPSDTLGKQRGSDLIEGKRTIISLHAREHGVNVDTLVPHERDAVTEDDIDAALDELDAAGSIEYAREMAQEYVDRGKNRLEILPDGEARRTLEAIADYLVEREY; via the coding sequence ATGAGCAACGACGCCGACCGGGTCGAACAGGCCGTCCAGGAACGCCGCGACCTGGTGAACGACGCCATCGCGGACATGCTGCCCATCCAGCGGCCAGAACGGCTGTACGAGGCGTCCCGGTACCTGCTGGACGCGGGCGGCAAGCGACTACGCCCGGCGGTGTTGCTACTGGCAGCGGAGGCCATCGAGGGCGTCGAGCCGTTCGCCGAGGACTATCGGTCGTTCGGCGACGAGGATATCGACGTGATGGCCGCGGCGGTCAGCATCGAGACCATCCAGTCGTTCACGCTCATCCACGACGACATCATGGACGACGACGACGTCCGTCGGGGCGTCCCCGCCGTCCACCGCGAGTACGACCTCGAGACCGCTATCCTGGCCGGTGACACGCTGTACTCGAAGGCGTTCGAGTGCATGCTCGACACCGGCGCGCCTGCCGACCGAACGGTCCGTGCACTCGACGAACTGGCGACGACCTGCACCCGCATCTGTGAGGGGCAGGCGCTCGACGTGGAGTTCGAGGGTCGCGAGTCGGTGGCACCGGACGAGTACATCGAGATGGTCGAGTACAAGACCGCCGTGCTGTACGCGGCGGCCGCGTCCATCCCGGCCATCGTCCTCGGTGCCGACGACGAGGTGGTGGAGGCGCTCTGTGGCTACGGACTCGACGTGGGTCGCGGGTTCCAGATTCAGGACGACCTGCTCGACCTGACGACGCCCAGCGACACCCTCGGGAAGCAGCGTGGCTCGGACCTCATCGAGGGCAAGCGGACCATCATCTCGCTGCACGCCCGTGAACACGGCGTCAACGTCGACACGCTAGTCCCGCACGAACGGGACGCGGTCACCGAGGACGATATCGACGCGGCACTCGACGAACTCGACGCGGCCGGGAGCATCGAGTACGCCCGCGAGATGGCACAGGAGTACGTCGACCGCGGGAAGAACCGTCTCGAGATTCTCCCCGACGGGGAGGCTCGCCGGACGCTCGAAGCCATCGCCGACTACCTGGTCGAGCGCGAGTACTGA
- a CDS encoding DUF4177 domain-containing protein, with the protein MTERVEWEYETLRAPRGATKHETSDPKDELNDLGADGWELVGTASYSGGGTKYYLLKRPRDSDATGSRDGAGARDAAGARDAADDGDVAGKTDATGDVDG; encoded by the coding sequence ATGACAGAACGTGTCGAATGGGAGTACGAGACGTTACGTGCTCCCCGCGGGGCGACGAAGCACGAGACCAGCGACCCGAAGGACGAACTGAACGACCTCGGCGCGGACGGGTGGGAACTGGTCGGGACCGCGTCGTACTCCGGTGGTGGGACGAAGTACTACCTGCTGAAGCGACCACGCGACTCGGATGCGACCGGGAGTCGAGATGGGGCCGGTGCGCGGGATGCGGCCGGTGCGCGGGATGCGGCCGACGACGGCGATGTAGCCGGGAAGACGGATGCAACCGGTGACGTCGATGGGTGA
- a CDS encoding citrate synthase/methylcitrate synthase has translation MADDTDLTFDPGLEHVLAAETRLSTIDGEAGELVIGGFPLAELASNATYEEALYLLWNDRLPTSEELDDFRASLQPHRELSGGTLAALRETAERGDDAMDAERIGAACATLARGSDAEPEPKRDAMVAVAQLPTAVATYWRLSNGEEPIEPRDDLRHAANYLYMLTGEEPTDEQVRGLETYLCTVVDHGLNASTFTARVIVSTQSDVVSAVTGAVGALKGPLHGGAPGPVLDMLDAIADHGDPEEWLTDRLDSGERLMGFGHRVYRVRDPRAAVLSAAAEQFYADEESAFFDLAKEVESTAVDVLAERKAGRSLETNVEFYTAVLLRGVGVPRELFAATFGVSRVGGWTAHCLEQLEDNRIVRPRSRYVGETDRSWVPVEER, from the coding sequence ATGGCAGACGACACCGACCTCACGTTCGACCCCGGACTGGAACACGTCCTCGCCGCCGAGACCCGACTGTCGACCATCGACGGCGAGGCGGGCGAACTTGTCATCGGGGGGTTCCCGCTCGCGGAACTCGCCTCCAACGCGACCTACGAGGAGGCGCTCTACCTGCTCTGGAACGACCGACTCCCGACGAGCGAGGAACTCGACGACTTCCGGGCCTCCCTGCAGCCCCATCGGGAGCTCTCCGGGGGGACACTCGCCGCACTCCGGGAGACGGCCGAACGTGGCGACGACGCGATGGACGCCGAGCGTATCGGCGCCGCGTGTGCGACCCTCGCGCGAGGTTCGGACGCCGAGCCAGAGCCGAAACGTGACGCGATGGTGGCCGTCGCCCAGCTACCCACTGCCGTAGCTACCTACTGGCGACTCTCGAACGGCGAGGAACCGATCGAACCCCGCGACGACCTGCGCCACGCCGCGAACTACCTCTACATGCTCACCGGCGAGGAACCGACCGACGAGCAGGTCCGGGGGCTGGAGACGTACCTCTGTACGGTCGTCGACCACGGGCTGAACGCCTCGACGTTCACCGCCAGAGTCATCGTCTCCACGCAATCGGACGTCGTCTCGGCGGTGACCGGTGCGGTCGGTGCGCTCAAGGGGCCGCTCCACGGCGGCGCACCGGGACCGGTGCTCGACATGCTCGACGCCATCGCCGACCACGGAGACCCGGAGGAGTGGCTGACCGACCGCCTCGACTCGGGCGAGCGACTGATGGGCTTCGGCCACCGCGTCTACCGCGTCCGTGACCCGCGAGCGGCGGTGCTCTCGGCCGCGGCCGAGCAGTTCTACGCGGACGAGGAGTCGGCGTTCTTCGACCTCGCGAAGGAGGTGGAGTCGACGGCCGTCGACGTGCTCGCCGAGCGAAAGGCCGGACGCTCGCTGGAGACGAACGTCGAGTTCTACACGGCGGTCCTCCTGCGAGGGGTCGGCGTCCCCCGCGAGCTGTTCGCGGCGACGTTCGGCGTCTCGCGGGTCGGCGGGTGGACGGCACACTGCCTGGAGCAACTGGAGGACAACCGCATCGTGCGGCCGCGGTCGAGGTACGTCGGCGAGACGGACCGGTCGTGGGTCCCCGTCGAAGAGCGTTGA
- a CDS encoding DHH family phosphoesterase: protein MSTAITMASMSTYAILGCGSVGHAVAEELDAEGKDVLILDMDEGRVEALRDQDMDARTADIREASVAETIADRDVVLILSSDEEANEAAVENLRSRGGDQFVVARASDPVSADDLSESGADVVINPSAVIADSALRALETGELEYKAGQLAEVLDGTDGRLAILTSPGPDPDSIASAVALQAIAAARDVEADIVYEGEIGLQENRAFVNLLGIDLLSRSEVDLADYDTLALVDHSQAADPLDNRSVGVYIDHAEPDVEYDATFSDVRPSIAATSTILTKYIQEFDISLSEQVATALLYGIRAETLDFKRDTTPADLTAAAYLYPFVNHDTLEQVESPSMSAETLDVLAEAIRNREVKGSHLVSNAGFVRDRDALAQAAQHLLNLEGITTTAVFAIAEDTIYLAARSKDIRMNIGAVLEDAFGDIGEARGHSTDATVEIPLGIFTGIETSEDNRDTLLQLTEEAVRRKLFNAMGVETGDNGG from the coding sequence ATGAGTACCGCCATCACGATGGCGTCGATGTCCACCTACGCTATATTAGGGTGTGGCAGCGTCGGGCACGCCGTCGCGGAGGAACTCGACGCGGAAGGGAAGGACGTCCTCATCCTCGACATGGACGAGGGCCGCGTCGAAGCGCTCCGAGACCAGGATATGGACGCCCGCACGGCGGACATCCGCGAGGCGAGCGTGGCGGAGACCATCGCCGACCGTGACGTCGTCCTCATCCTCTCCTCGGACGAGGAGGCCAACGAGGCGGCCGTCGAGAACCTCCGCTCCCGAGGGGGCGACCAGTTCGTCGTCGCCCGTGCCTCGGACCCGGTCTCCGCCGACGACCTCTCCGAGAGCGGTGCGGACGTCGTCATCAACCCCTCCGCAGTCATCGCCGACTCCGCGCTCAGAGCACTGGAGACCGGCGAACTGGAGTACAAGGCGGGGCAACTCGCCGAGGTCCTCGACGGGACGGACGGGCGACTGGCCATCCTCACCTCGCCGGGTCCCGACCCGGACTCCATCGCGAGCGCCGTCGCGTTACAGGCCATCGCGGCCGCCCGCGACGTCGAGGCCGACATCGTCTACGAGGGCGAAATCGGTCTCCAGGAGAACCGGGCGTTCGTCAACCTGCTCGGTATCGACCTGCTCTCCCGGTCGGAGGTCGACCTCGCCGACTACGACACGCTGGCGCTGGTCGACCACTCGCAGGCGGCCGACCCACTCGACAACCGCTCGGTCGGGGTCTACATCGACCACGCCGAACCCGACGTGGAGTACGACGCGACGTTCTCGGACGTCCGCCCCTCCATCGCCGCCACCTCGACCATCCTGACGAAGTACATCCAGGAGTTCGATATCTCCCTGTCCGAACAGGTCGCGACGGCACTGCTGTACGGTATCCGCGCCGAGACGCTCGACTTCAAGCGCGACACCACGCCCGCCGACCTCACCGCGGCGGCGTACCTCTACCCGTTCGTCAACCACGACACGCTCGAACAGGTCGAGTCGCCGTCGATGAGCGCCGAGACGCTCGACGTGCTGGCGGAGGCCATCCGCAACCGAGAGGTCAAGGGCAGCCACCTCGTCTCGAACGCCGGCTTCGTCCGTGACCGGGACGCACTCGCACAGGCCGCACAGCACCTCCTGAACCTGGAGGGAATCACGACGACGGCGGTGTTCGCCATCGCCGAGGACACCATCTACCTCGCCGCCCGCTCGAAGGACATCCGGATGAACATCGGCGCGGTCCTCGAAGACGCGTTCGGCGACATCGGCGAGGCTCGCGGCCACTCGACGGACGCCACCGTCGAGATACCGCTCGGCATCTTCACGGGCATCGAGACGAGCGAGGACAACCGCGATACGCTCCTCCAGTTGACCGAAGAGGCGGTCCGTCGGAAACTGTTCAACGCGATGGGCGTCGAGACGGGCGACAACGGCGGCTGA
- the arsM gene encoding arsenite methyltransferase yields the protein MGVSDERRATRSATEQRSAVRERYADIATRSTNEGCCAGDGCGCGSDGLDARTRELGYDDAELETVAEGANLGLGCGNPTAIAGLEAGEAVLDLGSGAGFNCFLAAQAVGPSGRVLGVDMTPEMVEKARANAARNGSDNVEFRLGEIEHLPVADETVDVVISNCVVNLSPDKRGVFEEAYRVLRPGGRLTISDIVRTAPFPDDVLDDSDALAACVSGAETVDEVARLLAAAGFETVDVSPKGESESFIRTWDETRDLSEYIVSATIEAEKPR from the coding sequence ATGGGAGTGAGTGACGAGCGACGAGCAACCCGGTCGGCGACCGAACAGCGGAGCGCCGTCCGGGAGCGGTACGCCGACATCGCGACTCGGTCCACGAACGAGGGGTGCTGTGCGGGCGACGGCTGTGGGTGCGGCTCGGACGGCCTCGACGCTCGGACCCGAGAGCTGGGCTACGACGACGCGGAACTGGAGACGGTCGCCGAGGGAGCGAACCTGGGTCTGGGATGTGGGAACCCGACGGCAATCGCAGGTCTCGAAGCGGGCGAGGCGGTCCTCGACCTCGGGTCGGGTGCCGGGTTCAACTGCTTCCTCGCTGCGCAGGCGGTCGGCCCGTCCGGACGGGTCCTCGGTGTCGACATGACGCCGGAGATGGTCGAGAAAGCGCGCGCCAACGCGGCACGAAACGGGTCCGACAACGTCGAGTTCCGTCTCGGAGAGATCGAGCACCTGCCCGTCGCAGACGAGACGGTCGACGTCGTCATCTCGAACTGCGTCGTCAACCTCTCGCCGGACAAGCGAGGGGTCTTCGAGGAGGCCTACCGTGTGCTTCGCCCGGGCGGCCGGTTGACTATCTCCGACATCGTGCGAACGGCACCGTTCCCGGACGACGTCCTCGACGACTCGGACGCACTCGCAGCGTGTGTCTCCGGGGCGGAGACGGTCGACGAGGTGGCGCGATTGCTCGCGGCGGCCGGTTTCGAAACGGTCGACGTCTCACCGAAGGGAGAGAGCGAGTCGTTCATCCGGACGTGGGACGAGACGAGAGACCTGAGTGAGTACATCGTGTCGGCGACAATCGAGGCGGAGAAGCCTCGATAG
- a CDS encoding ArsR/SmtB family transcription factor, which translates to MTRQTGGRTDPESAVECCSVPAAPDDDQLAADVQLLSALGNDTRYEALRIVAGAEDGVCVCQLQPALGVSQGAVSQALSRLRSAGLVTRRKEGRWRYYSATESATALLATLDDLRGDGSE; encoded by the coding sequence ATGACTCGCCAGACCGGCGGTCGGACGGACCCAGAATCGGCGGTCGAGTGCTGCTCTGTACCTGCAGCGCCCGACGACGACCAGCTCGCCGCGGACGTGCAGTTGCTCTCTGCGCTGGGCAACGACACTCGGTACGAAGCGCTGCGCATCGTCGCCGGTGCCGAGGACGGCGTCTGCGTCTGTCAACTCCAACCAGCACTGGGCGTGAGTCAGGGAGCGGTCAGTCAGGCGCTGTCCCGTCTCCGCAGCGCAGGGCTCGTGACGCGGCGGAAAGAGGGTCGCTGGCGCTACTACAGCGCCACTGAATCCGCGACGGCACTGCTCGCCACGCTCGACGACCTACGGGGTGATGGGAGTGAGTGA
- a CDS encoding ArsR/SmtB family transcription factor, which produces MAQSNTRLRRYLEDEIGDCCDEDVEQRLAELDAFDVGSPERVTDHVVALSALANETRYRLVGALHAADGELCVCELVPLVDVSESAVSHALSTLTEAGIVTKRKDGKWRKYRITPRGTALLVALDGTEPRQ; this is translated from the coding sequence GTGGCTCAATCGAATACTCGTCTCCGTCGTTATCTCGAAGACGAGATCGGCGACTGCTGTGACGAGGACGTAGAACAGCGACTCGCAGAACTCGATGCGTTCGACGTCGGGAGTCCCGAGCGAGTGACCGACCACGTCGTCGCGTTGTCGGCGCTGGCGAACGAGACGCGCTACCGACTGGTCGGCGCACTGCACGCTGCCGACGGAGAGCTCTGTGTCTGCGAACTCGTCCCGCTGGTCGACGTGAGCGAGAGCGCAGTGAGTCACGCGCTGTCGACGCTCACCGAGGCTGGCATCGTCACCAAGCGCAAGGACGGCAAGTGGCGCAAGTACCGCATCACGCCGCGGGGGACCGCGCTGCTGGTCGCACTCGACGGGACGGAGCCACGACAGTGA
- the arsB gene encoding ACR3 family arsenite efflux transporter, with the protein MNTSTEHDHGPNCTCESCGDPRSMDFLDKYLTVWIFGAMALGVGVGYAAPSVTDPIQNFYLVEIGLVVMMYPPLAKADYSQLRTVFGNWRVLGLSLVQNWLIGPTLMFGLAVVFFGGFVPGLPARPEFFLGLVFIGMARCIAMVLVWNELAEGSTEYVTGLVAFNSLFQIVTYGVYVWFFGLVLPPMLGMESLVAGIETFDVTPMQVFGAIAVFLGIPFVAGVLSRYVGTRAKSEAWYDESFVPRVDPLTLVALLFTIVVMFATQGENIVAAPGDVLLIAVPLTIYFVVMFLVSFGMGRGVGADYSTTTAIGFTAASNNFELAIAVAVAVFGVGSGVAFATVVGPLVEVPVLLALVNVALHFQRRFDWSESDTSSGSASGTSPPIDD; encoded by the coding sequence GTGAACACGAGTACGGAGCACGACCACGGGCCGAACTGCACGTGCGAGTCGTGTGGCGACCCGCGGTCGATGGATTTCCTCGACAAGTACCTTACCGTCTGGATTTTCGGTGCGATGGCACTCGGCGTCGGTGTGGGCTACGCCGCGCCGTCAGTGACCGACCCCATTCAGAACTTCTATCTGGTCGAAATCGGTCTCGTCGTGATGATGTACCCACCGCTGGCGAAGGCCGACTACTCACAGCTGCGGACGGTGTTCGGCAACTGGCGCGTCCTGGGGCTGAGCCTCGTGCAGAACTGGCTCATCGGCCCGACGCTGATGTTCGGCCTCGCGGTCGTGTTCTTCGGCGGTTTCGTGCCCGGACTCCCGGCCCGCCCCGAGTTCTTCCTCGGCCTCGTGTTCATCGGGATGGCCCGATGCATCGCGATGGTCCTCGTCTGGAACGAACTCGCCGAGGGCTCGACCGAGTACGTCACCGGACTGGTCGCCTTCAACAGCCTGTTCCAGATCGTCACCTACGGCGTCTACGTCTGGTTCTTCGGGCTGGTCCTGCCCCCGATGTTGGGGATGGAGTCGCTGGTCGCGGGCATCGAGACGTTCGACGTCACCCCGATGCAGGTGTTCGGAGCTATCGCCGTCTTCCTCGGCATCCCGTTCGTCGCGGGGGTCCTCAGTCGGTACGTCGGCACGCGGGCGAAGAGCGAGGCGTGGTACGACGAATCGTTCGTCCCGCGTGTCGACCCTCTGACGCTGGTCGCGCTGCTGTTCACCATCGTCGTGATGTTCGCCACGCAGGGCGAGAACATCGTCGCCGCGCCCGGTGACGTCCTGCTCATCGCCGTCCCGCTCACCATCTACTTCGTCGTGATGTTCCTCGTGAGCTTCGGCATGGGCCGGGGCGTCGGCGCGGACTACTCGACGACCACCGCCATCGGCTTCACCGCCGCCTCGAACAACTTCGAACTGGCTATCGCCGTCGCAGTCGCCGTCTTCGGAGTCGGCTCCGGCGTCGCCTTCGCGACCGTCGTCGGCCCGCTCGTCGAGGTCCCCGTGTTGCTCGCACTGGTCAACGTCGCACTGCACTTCCAGCGCCGGTTCGACTGGAGCGAGAGCGACACCAGTTCCGGGAGCGCCTCCGGAACCAGCCCTCCTATCGACGATTAA
- a CDS encoding low molecular weight phosphatase family protein: MSTATSRPTRIAFVCVQNAGRSQMATAFAERERDQRGLADSVEIVTGGTHPADEVHDVVVEAMREEGLDLADRTPREVSTDELETCDLVATMGCSTLSLDTSGGVDVRDWDLDDPHGQDVDAVRAIRDDVERRVAAMFDELERDT, from the coding sequence ATGTCAACCGCAACCTCACGCCCGACTCGCATCGCCTTCGTCTGCGTCCAGAACGCCGGTCGCTCGCAGATGGCGACCGCCTTCGCCGAACGGGAACGCGACCAGCGGGGTCTCGCCGATAGCGTCGAAATCGTAACGGGAGGAACGCATCCCGCCGACGAGGTCCACGATGTCGTCGTCGAGGCGATGCGCGAAGAGGGGTTGGACCTCGCCGACCGGACACCACGCGAGGTGTCGACCGACGAACTCGAAACCTGTGACCTCGTCGCGACGATGGGCTGTTCGACGCTCAGCCTCGACACGTCGGGCGGCGTCGACGTCCGCGACTGGGACCTCGACGACCCCCACGGGCAGGACGTCGACGCCGTTCGCGCGATTCGAGACGACGTCGAGCGCCGAGTGGCGGCGATGTTCGACGAACTCGAGCGAGACACCTGA
- a CDS encoding sodium:calcium antiporter: MLVELLVIALTVVVATAFVWGGSSLLERAAENLSLYYGLPPVVHGAIVVAIGSSFPELATTVIAASRGAFDLGVAAIVGSAIFNVLVIPAISGLYGEGVGANRDIVYKEAQFYMVSVSALIITFALAVIYYPTGSDGQLFGTVTRELAIIPILLYGVYVFTQYQDTSDYDAEEPPEDLSVLKEWLFLLVSLVVIAVAVEELVSAAIELGTIFDTPPALWGITVLAAATSLPDTLVSVRAAQRGDGVTSLANVFGSNIFDLLVVVPIAVLIRGTVEVDFSVVVPTMGFLTLATVVVFGLLRTELELTPRESGVLLAVYVGFVGWMVAETLDVTSLVPGL, encoded by the coding sequence ATGCTCGTCGAACTCCTCGTCATCGCCCTCACCGTCGTCGTCGCGACGGCGTTCGTCTGGGGCGGTAGCTCCCTCCTCGAACGGGCCGCCGAGAACCTCTCGCTGTACTACGGTCTCCCGCCGGTCGTCCACGGCGCGATCGTCGTCGCCATCGGGTCGTCGTTCCCAGAACTGGCGACCACCGTCATCGCCGCCTCAAGGGGTGCGTTCGACCTCGGCGTGGCCGCCATCGTCGGCTCCGCCATCTTCAACGTCCTCGTCATCCCCGCCATCAGCGGGCTCTACGGCGAAGGCGTGGGGGCGAACCGCGACATCGTCTACAAGGAAGCGCAGTTCTACATGGTCAGCGTCAGCGCGCTCATAATCACCTTCGCGCTCGCGGTCATCTACTACCCGACCGGTAGCGACGGGCAGTTGTTCGGAACCGTGACGCGGGAACTTGCCATCATCCCCATCTTGCTGTACGGCGTCTACGTCTTCACCCAGTATCAGGACACCAGTGACTACGATGCCGAGGAACCCCCCGAGGACCTCTCGGTACTCAAGGAGTGGCTGTTCTTGCTCGTCAGTCTCGTCGTCATCGCCGTCGCCGTCGAGGAGTTGGTCAGCGCCGCCATCGAACTCGGGACCATCTTCGACACACCCCCGGCGCTGTGGGGAATCACGGTCCTCGCGGCCGCGACGAGCCTCCCCGACACCCTCGTCAGCGTTCGGGCCGCCCAACGCGGTGACGGGGTCACCAGTCTCGCCAACGTCTTCGGCAGCAACATCTTCGACCTGCTGGTCGTCGTGCCCATCGCCGTTCTCATCCGGGGGACCGTAGAAGTGGATTTCTCCGTCGTCGTCCCGACGATGGGGTTCCTGACTCTCGCCACCGTCGTCGTCTTCGGTCTTCTCAGGACCGAACTCGAACTCACGCCGCGTGAGTCCGGCGTGTTGCTCGCCGTCTACGTCGGGTTCGTCGGCTGGATGGTCGCCGAAACGCTCGACGTGACGAGTCTCGTTCCAGGCCTCTGA
- the guaB gene encoding IMP dehydrogenase: MAETPDGTFSQKLRVPEALTFDDVLLRPMESHVEPDDADTSTRVSKNVTLSIPVLSAAMDTVTEAGLAIAMARNGGLGVLHRNMTVEETAEAVTRVKRADELIIREVVTAAPDQTVRDVDSMMAREGVSGAPVVADDGTVLGIISGTDIRPYLEVGEADEVQEAMTEKVITASEDVGAREALELMYEHKIERVPIVDDEGKLTGLVTMQGILQRREYDDAARDDDGRLRAGVAVGPFEVDRATAADDAGADVVFIDCAHAHNRNVVDSARDIKEQVDADVVVGNIGTPEAARELVDFADGLKVGIGPGSICTTRVVSGSGMPQITAVAGVADVASEHDVPVIADGGIRYSGDAIKAIAAGADAVMLGSYFAGTDEAPGRVITMNGKRYKQYRGMGSVGAMSESGGDRYLKDADEDEEFVPEGVEAATPYKGPLASELHQLVGGMQSGMGYVGAESIPAFKERSSFVRVSSAGQKESHAHDVVITDEAPNYKPGE, encoded by the coding sequence ATGGCGGAGACTCCCGACGGTACGTTCTCGCAGAAGCTTCGAGTTCCGGAGGCGCTGACGTTCGACGACGTCCTGTTACGGCCGATGGAGAGCCACGTCGAACCAGACGACGCGGACACCAGCACGCGCGTCTCGAAGAACGTCACGCTCTCGATTCCCGTCCTCTCGGCAGCGATGGACACCGTGACCGAGGCGGGCCTCGCCATCGCGATGGCCCGGAACGGTGGTCTGGGGGTCCTCCACCGGAACATGACCGTCGAGGAGACGGCCGAGGCGGTCACCCGCGTCAAGCGCGCGGACGAACTCATCATCCGCGAGGTCGTCACCGCCGCCCCCGACCAGACCGTCCGCGACGTCGACTCGATGATGGCGCGCGAGGGCGTCTCCGGAGCACCGGTCGTCGCCGACGACGGCACCGTCCTCGGCATCATCTCCGGGACCGACATCCGGCCGTATCTGGAGGTCGGCGAGGCCGACGAGGTACAGGAGGCGATGACCGAGAAGGTAATCACGGCGAGCGAGGACGTCGGCGCACGCGAGGCGCTCGAACTGATGTACGAGCACAAGATCGAGCGCGTGCCCATCGTCGACGACGAGGGGAAACTCACCGGGCTCGTGACGATGCAGGGCATCCTCCAGCGCCGCGAGTACGACGACGCCGCGCGCGACGACGACGGTCGTCTCCGCGCCGGGGTCGCCGTCGGTCCCTTCGAGGTCGACCGTGCGACGGCCGCCGACGACGCCGGGGCCGACGTCGTGTTCATCGACTGCGCGCACGCGCACAACCGGAACGTCGTCGACTCCGCCCGCGACATCAAGGAGCAGGTCGACGCGGATGTCGTCGTCGGGAACATCGGCACTCCCGAGGCCGCCCGAGAACTCGTCGACTTCGCCGACGGCCTGAAGGTCGGCATCGGTCCCGGTTCCATCTGCACGACGCGTGTCGTCTCCGGCTCCGGGATGCCCCAGATAACGGCCGTCGCGGGCGTCGCAGACGTTGCGAGCGAACACGACGTCCCGGTCATCGCCGACGGGGGCATCCGCTACTCGGGCGACGCCATCAAGGCAATCGCGGCAGGTGCCGACGCCGTGATGCTCGGGTCCTACTTCGCCGGGACGGACGAGGCACCCGGACGCGTCATCACGATGAACGGCAAGCGCTACAAGCAGTACCGTGGCATGGGCTCGGTCGGAGCGATGAGCGAGAGCGGCGGCGACCGGTACCTGAAGGACGCCGACGAGGACGAGGAGTTCGTCCCCGAGGGCGTCGAGGCTGCGACGCCGTACAAGGGGCCGCTCGCCTCCGAACTCCACCAGCTCGTCGGCGGGATGCAGTCGGGCATGGGCTACGTCGGTGCCGAGTCCATCCCCGCGTTCAAGGAGCGCTCGTCGTTCGTCCGCGTCTCCTCGGCCGGTCAGAAGGAGTCCCACGCCCACGACGTCGTCATCACCGACGAAGCGCCGAACTACAAACCCGGCGAGTAG
- a CDS encoding DUF5794 domain-containing protein: MSTSRHPVALRLEQQVGRGTRLLATVMALPLVDGIFAALVLAGALTTASGGINPVGVFEVGLLVFGGSATLAVVLAEMEGTTRERVVSALAVGALVVPLAAVEAAIAPTIEAAITIDIFNRFAALVILAIAAKTASSTVGEWLPRPGAIIGLGLIASLDPSGAELVVDPDPTLMAAAAAAAGVGVGFALLVAIAGPTLRGLVDIDRFRFGSAVALGVLPLTLLHVIETDVPLALAVLGVTCLLSLDPDSEDVPFGIASESNATASGDGSQSRRPAHAHQGGPRHGTSPKNAPVAGPQRESTADPEARGANAGNPATDGGSESGDTDDSEDSERAPWL, translated from the coding sequence ATGAGTACCTCCAGACATCCGGTCGCGTTACGACTCGAGCAGCAGGTCGGTCGCGGTACCAGACTGCTGGCCACCGTGATGGCCCTCCCGCTGGTCGACGGTATCTTCGCCGCACTCGTCCTCGCCGGTGCACTCACCACGGCGAGCGGCGGCATCAACCCCGTCGGCGTCTTCGAGGTCGGACTGCTCGTCTTCGGGGGGAGTGCGACGCTCGCCGTCGTCCTCGCCGAGATGGAAGGGACGACCAGAGAGCGCGTCGTCAGCGCTCTCGCCGTCGGTGCGCTCGTCGTCCCCCTCGCCGCCGTCGAGGCGGCCATCGCCCCGACCATCGAGGCGGCCATCACCATCGACATCTTCAACCGGTTCGCCGCGCTCGTCATCCTCGCCATCGCGGCGAAGACGGCGAGTTCGACCGTCGGCGAGTGGCTCCCACGACCGGGTGCCATCATCGGCCTCGGCCTCATCGCGAGTCTCGACCCGAGCGGTGCCGAACTCGTCGTCGACCCCGACCCGACTCTCATGGCAGCGGCCGCGGCAGCCGCCGGTGTCGGTGTCGGATTCGCACTCCTCGTCGCCATCGCGGGGCCGACGCTCCGCGGACTGGTCGACATCGACCGCTTCCGATTCGGCAGTGCCGTCGCACTGGGCGTCCTCCCGCTCACGCTACTCCACGTCATCGAGACGGACGTCCCGCTGGCACTGGCCGTCCTGGGGGTCACCTGTCTGCTGTCGCTCGACCCGGATTCCGAGGACGTCCCGTTCGGCATCGCGTCGGAGTCGAACGCGACGGCCAGCGGCGACGGGTCCCAGTCGCGGCGACCCGCCCACGCACACCAGGGTGGGCCGCGCCACGGCACCAGCCCGAAGAACGCGCCCGTCGCGGGACCGCAGCGTGAGAGCACGGCCGACCCGGAGGCCCGCGGTGCGAACGCGGGGAATCCGGCGACTGACGGCGGGTCGGAGTCGGGCGACACGGACGACTCCGAGGACTCCGAGCGCGCGCCGTGGCTGTAG